One window of Perca flavescens isolate YP-PL-M2 chromosome 15, PFLA_1.0, whole genome shotgun sequence genomic DNA carries:
- the ptger1b gene encoding prostaglandin E2 receptor EP1 subtype, which translates to MLAMQRYNSSGITASVPLCNHTPTVQEPEVEPVVAHNATRTPNDPTAAGLTMTLGILFNVVALIILAKAYNRFRRRSKATFLLFASSLVATDLAGHVIPGALVLRRYVSSFRGDPDNPDASCLFLGGCMVFFGLCPLFLGCAMAAERCLGVTRPLLHARLVTTARTKMALALIWLLALCVALLPFFSLGAYTYQYPWTWCFIRVMEDTGATDLAFVMLFSGLALSSLASAFVCNTISGITLVRARLKTRSCSQRRSARSHDTEMVVQLVGIMVTSCICWSPLLVFGLMSATRSYSGFLGSDRDSYRALMMMGVRMATCNQILDPWVYILLRRAVLRKIYRITKRRASFRGNTFRSVRWDVSSFQNSEKNSVTKI; encoded by the exons ATGCTGGCGATGCAGCGCTACAACTCCTCGGGCATCACCGCCTCCGTTCCCCTCTGTAACCACACCCCGACGGTGCAGGAGCCTGAGGTGGAGCCCGTAGTTGCACACAATGCCACCCGCACACCCAACGATCCCACAGCAGCCGGCCTCACCATGACTCTGGGCATCCTGTTCAACGTGGTGGCCCTCATCATTCTCGCCAAGGCTTACAACCGCTTCCGGCGTCGGTCGAAGGCCACGTTCCTGCTCTTTGCCAGCTCCCTGGTGGCTACTGATCTGGCTGGACATGTCATCCCTGGAGCTCTCGTACTCAGGAGATACGTCTCCAGCTTTCGAGGCGATCCCGACAATCCGGATGCGTCTTGTCTGTTCCTGGGAGGCTGCATGGTGTTCTTCGGCCTGTGCCCTCTCTTCCTGGGCTGCGCCATGGCGGCCGAGCGCTGCCTGGGCGTCACCAGGCCTTTGCTGCACGCTCGTCTGGTGACCACAGCACGGACAAAGATGGCGCTGGCCCTGATCTGGCTGCTGGCTCTATGCGTGGCCCTTCTACCCTTCTTCAGCCTGGGCGCGTACACGTACCAGTACCCCTGGACGTGGTGCTTTATCAGGGTGATGGAGGACACCGGAGCGACCGATCTGGCCTTTGTGATGCTGTTCTCCGGGCTGGCTCTGAGCTCGCTGGCGTCTGCCTTTGTGTGCAACACCATCAGCGGGATCACGCTGGTGAGAGCCCGGCTGAAGACGAGATCCTGCTCCCAGCGCCGCTCGGCCAGGTCCCACGACACCGAGATGGTGGTGCAGCTGGTCGGCATCATGGTCACCTCGTGCATCTGCTGGAGCCCTCTGCTG GTCTTTGGACTGATGTCAGCCACGCGGTCCTATAGTGGCTTCCTGGGCAGTGACAGAGACTCTTATAGGGCGCTGATGATGATGGGCGTCAGGATGGCAACCTGCAACCAGATCCTGGACCCGTGGGTCTACATCCTGCTGAGACGTGCTGTCCTCAGGAAAATCTACCGCATCACCAAAAGACGGGCCAGTTTCAGAGGGAACACCTTCCGCTCCGTTCGCTGGGATGTCAGCTCCTTTCAGAACTCAGAGAAAAACAGCGTTACGAAGATTTAA